From the Paenibacillus sp. R14(2021) genome, the window CTGCTCAATTGTGAGCTCAAGCCGCTCCCGAAGGAGCAAATGCGCCTTGTCGATCCGCAGCTTGAGCAAGAAGGTAACCGGCGTGAGGCCCGTCTGCTGCTTGAATATGCGTGACAGGTACGCCCGGTTGTAACCGAGCGTCTCCGCCATGTTTCCGATAGAGATCGGTTCCGCGTATTGGGTGGACAAGTAGCGCAGCACTTGACTGGTCAGCGCTTCGCCGTCATCACTGCGATGCAGGGCATCTTCGCCTTCATCCAGGAGCGTTGCCCCGAATTCGGCGAACAACAAGTGCAGGTAGCCTGCAGACCGCAGATGAGCCGTCTGGCCGCCGTGGCGGAAGGTGCGCTGCATGTTGTGAAACAGCACGCCGATTCGCGGATTACGTCCAGTATCGATTACCGGCATATGAGGATTGAAGCCGGCTTCCGCCGCGAGTCCGGCAGCTTGCTTGCCCTCGAAGGCGATCCATCGGTAACGCCAAGGGTCTCTGTGGCTTGATTCATAGCTGATCAGCTGGTCCGGGTGTATGAGGAAGGTTTGGCCGGCATGCAGCTCATGACGATTGCCGGCACATGAGAAGATACCAGATCCGGATAAGATATAATGAATCAAAAAGAAGTCGTAGACCTTGGGTCCCACCAGATGACTCGGCTTCGTCTGGCTTTCGCCGGAAAATAGGACATATAAATCACCATGTGCATTGGGCACGGGATTAGAGAGGACCGTGTAGGTTGTTTTCGGCTCCATGGGAGGGAAACACCTCCGTTTCTTAGTCGCACAGTTACAGCAATTGTAGCATACCCCGCTGCCCAGGTTCGACATGACGTCACATAATTCCATGTGAAGTTCACATGATGCCATTTCGTTCACTGCCGCATTCGGCTATACTGAACCTAGCACAAACAACTACAATAAGACGAAAGTGGTGTGGCATAATGGCTAACCTCCATGAATTGACGCAACGATTTCTGAGTGTATATGGCGAATCGCATGAACAAATTTCTATTTTTCACGCACCTG encodes:
- a CDS encoding AraC family transcriptional regulator, translating into MEPKTTYTVLSNPVPNAHGDLYVLFSGESQTKPSHLVGPKVYDFFLIHYILSGSGIFSCAGNRHELHAGQTFLIHPDQLISYESSHRDPWRYRWIAFEGKQAAGLAAEAGFNPHMPVIDTGRNPRIGVLFHNMQRTFRHGGQTAHLRSAGYLHLLFAEFGATLLDEGEDALHRSDDGEALTSQVLRYLSTQYAEPISIGNMAETLGYNRAYLSRIFKQQTGLTPVTFLLKLRIDKAHLLLRERLELTIEQIAASVGFQDPLYFSKQFRRFYGQSPTAYREAMKSL